Proteins encoded together in one Microcebus murinus isolate Inina chromosome 16, M.murinus_Inina_mat1.0, whole genome shotgun sequence window:
- the PSAPL1 gene encoding proactivator polypeptide-like 1: MLCALLLLSSLLGAATASPTEDPQECAKGSEVWCRDLQAAARCGALDYCRRVVWINPPMKSLPCNICQDIAAVAGNGLNHDTTESDILTLMRKTCTWLPSQEASARCQWMVDTHRMAVLTMLREAPGSAPAQVCIALTLCEQLQRHLATSGPLSKEDTSEALSPFMAKGLLTFHPPKMPRAAGCQDCVQLVSRLQDAIQSNPTLAEVNLQEQCESLGLGLALLCKNHLLQLLAPAEQALSLLLPQEVCEKEGFCGELSTPARLAHEAAVDGVPPLELGLLRKSSELRMEPGLTCEVCLDVVQQLDQWLMSSSSEAMISHALERVCSVMPASIVRQCITLVDTYSPSLMQLVAKVSPEKVCKTIRLCSSRRQTREVHEARVTTLSPLMDPENQGSFCNGCKRLLSVSSRNLERKSTKRDILIAFKGGCSILPLPYMIQCNHFVTQYEPVLIDSLQDMMDPVAVCKKVGACHGPRTPLLGTDQCITGPSFWCISQAAAELCNAVQHCQRHVWKETPFHGEEQA; the protein is encoded by the coding sequence ATGCTGTGTGCCCTGCTTCTCCTGTCCAGCCTCCTGGGGGCTGCCACAGCCAGCCCCACCGAGGACCCCCAGGAGTGCGCCAAAGGATCCGAGGTCTGGTGTCGGGACCTGCAGGCAGCAGCAAGGTGTGGGGCCTTGGATTACTGCCGAAGGGTGGTCTGGATCAATCCCCCCATGAAGTCCCTGCCCTGCAACATATGCCAGGACATAGCAGCCGTGGCTGGCAATGGGCTGAACCACGACACCACCGAGTCTGACATCCTGACTCTGATGAGGAAGACCTGCACGTGGCTCCCCAGCCAGGAGGCCTCAGCTAGATGCCAGTGGATGGTGGACACCCACCGCATGGCCGTCCTGACCATGCTCCGAGAAGCACCAGGCAGTGCCCCAGCACAGGTGTGCATAGCACTCACACTCTGTGAGCAGCTGCAGAGACACTTGGCCACCTCTGGGCCACTCTCCAAGGAGGACACCTCTGAAGCACTGTCCCCGTTCATGGCCAAAGGGCTCCTCACCTTCCACCCTCCCAAGATGCCCAGGGCAGCCGGGTGCCAAGACTGTGTCCAGCTGGTCTCCCGGCTGCAGGATGCTATCCAGTCCAACCCAACTCTGGCAGAAGTGAACCTCCAGGAGCAGTGTGAGTCCTTGGGGCTTGGCCTGGCTCTCCTCTGCAAGAACCATCTCCTCCAGCTGTTGGCTCCTGCCGAGCAAGCTCTGAGCCTCCTTCTACCGCAGGAGGTCTGCGAGAAGGAGGGCTTCTGTGGGGAGCTGAGCACGCCTGCCCGCCTGGCTCACGAGGCTGCTGTGGATGGGGTCCCCCCCTTGGAGCTAGGATTGCTGAGGAAGAGCAGCGAGCTCCGGATGGAGCCTGGCCTGACCTGCGAGGTGTGCCTGGACGTGGTCCAGCAGCTGGACCAGTGGCTCATGTCCAGCAGCTCCGAGGCCATGATCAGCCACGCCCTGGAGCGTGTGTGTTCGGTAATGCCTGCTTCTATTGTCCGGCAGTGCATCACCTTGGTGGACACCTACAGCCCCTCCTTGATGCAGCTCGTGGCCAAAGTCTCCCCAGAAAAAGTGTGCAAGACCATCCGGCTGTGTAGCAGCCGGAGGCAGACCCGGGAGGTCCATGAGGCCCGTGTGACAACACTGTCCCCACTGATGGACCCAGAGAACCAGGGCAGCTTCTGCAATGGGTGCAAGAGGCTGCTCAGCGTGTCCTCCCGCAACCTGGAGCGCAAGAGCACCAAGCGGGACATCCTCATAGCCTTCAAGGGTGGCTGCAGCATCCTGCCACTACCCTACATGATACAGTGCAACCACTTCGTCACCCAGTACGAGCCTGTGCTCATCGACAGCCTCCAGGACATGATGGACCCGGTGGCTGTGTGCAAGAAGGTGGGGGCCTGCCACGGCCCCAGGACCCCGCTGCTGGGCACCGACCAGTGCATCACGGGCCCGAGCTTCTGGTGCATCAGCCAGGCAGCTGCCGAGCTGTGCAACGCCGTGCAGCACTGCCAGCGCCACGTGTGGAAAGAGACGCCCTTCCACGGGGAAGAGCAGGCATAG